The region CGATGGAGTTCGGCGCGGACGTGACCGCCTATAGCGCGACCAAGATGATGGACGGGCAGGGGCGCGTGCTGGCCGGCGCGGTGTGCGGGACGAGCGCGTTCATCGACGACGTGCTGCTGCCCTTCACGCGCAACACCGGGCCGACGCTCAGCGCGTTCAACGCCTGGGTCGTGCTGAAGGGGCTGGAGACGCTCGATCTGCGCATCAACCGGCAGAGCGAGAATTCGCTCAAGGTCGGCCGCTTCCTCGAAACCCGCGTGCCGCGCATCCTGCATCCGGGCCTGCCGAGCCATCCGCAGCACAATCTCGCGATGCGCCAGATGAGCGCGTGCGGGCCGATCTTCGCATTCGAGGTCGAGGGCGGGCGGAAGCAGGCGCACGGCCTGCTCGATGCGCTGGAGCTGGTCGATATCTCGAACAATATCGGCGATTCGCGCTCGCTGATGACGCATCCGTCCTCGACCACGCATTACGGCGTCGCCGAGGACAAGCGCATCGAGATGGGGGTGACGGAGAACCTTCTGCGCCTGAACGTCGGGCTCGAGGATCCGGAGGATGTTATCGCCGATCTCGACCAGGCGCTGACGGCGGTGGGATTGTGACGATGAGCGCCTCTTCCGTCCTGCAGCGCTTCCCCGGCGAAGGCCGGGGCCCAGTCGCGGAGCAGAAGATTGCGGGCGCTGCGCTTCATTATTTCGACCTTCGCGACTGGGCCCCGGCCTTCGCCGGGGAAGCGATTTCTGTCGCGGTGGAATTGTGAAGGCGCTGTTCCCCAACGTCGCCGAGACGCGGGGGATCGTCGTGCGGGTGTCGGTCAGCTATCTGCCCGAACAGTCCGAGCCGCAGCGCGGGCGCTGGTTCTGGGCCTATCACGTGCGGCTGGAGAATGAGGGCAATCAGGCGGTGCAGTTGCTCACGCGGCACTGGATCATCACCGACGGGCGCGGCGCGCGCCATTCGGTCGAGGGTGAGGGCGTGGTCGGCGAGCAGCCGCTGATCCTGCCCGGCGCGAGCTTCGATTACGTCTCGGGCTGCCCGCTGGCGACGCCGAGCGGCAATATGCAGGGCAGCTATCACATGATGGGGGAGGACGGCGCCGCGTTCGACGTGGACATCCCGAAATTCGCGCTGCTCGCGCCCGCGGTGGGCGCGTGAGCGTCCGTGGTCACCCTCACCCTTCGCCGCCTTCGGCGTCTTTTCCCTCTCCCGATGGGAGAGGGAAGGGGCCCGCTCGGCGCAGCCGAGTGGGAAGGGTGAGGGTGACGGCATGAAACGCACGCATCTCCCGCTCAACGGCCTGCGCGTGCTCGACGCCGCCGCGCGGCATCTGTCGTTCACCCGCGCGGCCGACGAACTCGCCGTCACGCCCGCCGCCGTCGGGCAGCAGATCCGCGCGCTGGAGGATACGCTGGGCGTCGTGCTGTTTCGCCGCACCACCAAGGGCCTCGAACTGACGCCGGAGGGCGAGGCTGGCCTCGGCCCGTTGCGCCAGGGGTTCCTCGAATTCGAGGAAGCGGTGCGCGCGATGCAGGCGGGGCAGACGTCGAAGTCGCTGACCATTGCCGCGCCGCGCGACCTGACCGAGAAGTGGCTGATGCC is a window of Sphingomonas sp. Leaf357 DNA encoding:
- the apaG gene encoding Co2+/Mg2+ efflux protein ApaG — encoded protein: MKALFPNVAETRGIVVRVSVSYLPEQSEPQRGRWFWAYHVRLENEGNQAVQLLTRHWIITDGRGARHSVEGEGVVGEQPLILPGASFDYVSGCPLATPSGNMQGSYHMMGEDGAAFDVDIPKFALLAPAVGA